The Agrobacterium cucumeris genome has a segment encoding these proteins:
- a CDS encoding SMP-30/gluconolactonase/LRE family protein, translated as MSQPRIIEPKLRPLVDTPLKVGESPAWDERTGNLWFVDILAPAIFRLHPDGKLDRFDMPAQVGCLGLCDNGLVVAGLKTGVHLLDPASGRLDFLCDPDEGRPDSRLNDGKVGPDGHFWVGTRDEAAVPTGNARLYRVAPDGGIERIIDGNMFTSNGLAWSPDGKRMYHSDSSGLMYQAFDFDVATGRLGPAERLHDFAPEEGRPDGAATDSDGCYWSAGVQGGRLNRFTPEGELFEIYKLPFKGPTMPCFGGPGLKTIYLTSLVTETDGVSTAGTVVAFDAPVAGTPVHTFSI; from the coding sequence GTGAGCCAGCCGCGCATCATAGAACCAAAACTCCGTCCCCTCGTCGATACGCCTTTGAAAGTTGGCGAATCGCCCGCATGGGACGAGCGGACGGGCAATCTGTGGTTCGTCGATATTCTTGCCCCGGCGATTTTCCGCCTGCATCCGGACGGAAAGCTGGACAGGTTCGACATGCCCGCCCAGGTGGGCTGTCTTGGTCTGTGTGACAATGGCCTTGTTGTGGCGGGCCTCAAGACGGGCGTGCATCTGCTCGACCCCGCAAGCGGCAGGCTCGACTTTCTATGCGACCCCGACGAAGGACGACCCGACAGCCGCCTCAATGACGGCAAGGTTGGCCCGGACGGGCATTTCTGGGTGGGAACCCGCGACGAGGCCGCCGTGCCCACAGGCAATGCGCGCCTCTATCGGGTGGCACCTGACGGTGGCATCGAGCGTATCATCGACGGCAATATGTTCACATCAAACGGCCTTGCCTGGAGCCCGGATGGAAAGCGGATGTATCATTCCGACAGCAGCGGGCTCATGTATCAGGCATTCGATTTCGATGTCGCAACCGGCAGGCTCGGCCCGGCCGAACGCCTTCACGATTTTGCGCCCGAGGAAGGCAGGCCGGATGGCGCGGCGACCGATAGCGACGGCTGCTACTGGAGCGCCGGCGTTCAGGGCGGACGGCTCAACCGCTTTACGCCTGAAGGCGAATTGTTCGAGATATACAAGCTGCCCTTCAAGGGGCCGACCATGCCGTGTTTCGGCGGTCCGGGCCTTAAGACGATCTATCTCACCAGTCTGGTGACCGAAACCGACGGTGTCTCCACGGCCGGCACCGTCGTTGCGTTCGATGCGCCTGTCGCCGGCACGCCCGTTCACACATTCTCCATCTGA
- a CDS encoding dihydrodipicolinate synthase family protein: MTTFDFRQALQGISGVPVTAYDAGGEVDAGVTAEVYARVAKAGIHNIVAAGNTGEFYALTPAEILRVFEAAIKGVNGKAPVTAAIGRSQREALSMARQAKDMGASAVMSHQPVDPFAAPQSQIDYFLGLAEGSELPLVAYVRADGFSVDDMVRLSSHQNVAGIKFATTDIMLLSRAIAASDPNGALYVCGLAESWAPAFCAAGARGFTSGLVNVAPQFSLQVLDALTSGDFDAARKIVEKIELFERLRTRYRNGANVTVVKEAMEILGLAVGPVRAPGLARLDKEDRATLEGLLASWR; this comes from the coding sequence ATGACGACATTCGATTTTCGCCAGGCCCTGCAGGGTATCTCCGGCGTTCCCGTGACGGCTTATGATGCAGGCGGCGAAGTGGACGCCGGTGTCACCGCCGAGGTTTACGCCCGCGTGGCAAAGGCAGGCATCCACAACATCGTCGCGGCGGGCAATACCGGCGAGTTCTACGCCCTGACGCCGGCTGAAATTCTACGGGTTTTTGAGGCCGCGATAAAAGGCGTAAACGGGAAGGCCCCGGTGACGGCGGCGATCGGACGCTCGCAGCGCGAAGCGCTGTCCATGGCGCGGCAGGCAAAGGACATGGGGGCTTCCGCCGTCATGTCGCATCAGCCGGTCGACCCGTTTGCAGCCCCGCAATCGCAGATCGACTACTTTCTCGGCCTCGCAGAGGGCAGCGAATTGCCGCTGGTGGCCTATGTCAGGGCCGACGGTTTTTCGGTCGATGACATGGTAAGGCTTTCCAGCCACCAGAATGTCGCCGGCATCAAATTCGCAACGACGGATATCATGCTTCTGTCGCGCGCGATCGCCGCCTCCGATCCGAACGGCGCACTATATGTCTGCGGATTGGCTGAAAGCTGGGCACCCGCCTTTTGCGCCGCCGGTGCACGCGGCTTCACATCCGGTCTGGTGAACGTTGCGCCGCAATTCTCACTGCAGGTCCTCGACGCACTGACATCAGGGGATTTTGACGCGGCGCGCAAGATCGTCGAAAAGATCGAGTTGTTCGAACGGTTGCGGACACGTTATCGCAATGGCGCAAATGTGACGGTGGTGAAAGAGGCGATGGAAATCCTCGGCCTCGCTGTCGGTCCCGTTCGCGCACCCGGACTTGCGCGCCTCGATAAGGAGGATCGCGCAACGCTGGAAGGATTGCTTGCCAGCTGGCGCTGA
- a CDS encoding Zn-dependent hydrolase, which produces MGQFAINGERLLVNLDRFAAIGATDRGGVNRQALTRLDREARRLLTQLALERGFSVFQDPIANLFIRRNGRDNNLSPLLIGSHLDSQPSGGRFDGALGTLSAFEVLETLEDFGVETERPVEVVAFTNEEGCRFAPGCMGSTAFASGTIPTNWSSLPATDDGAEFAGELAATLQSLPEATMRGLGFPVFAFLEVHIEQGPSLEKEGLPIGIVTGIQGTRWLEVTLTGQTAHAGTTALMYRRDPFHAAVNALGSLFPAIMPSDPDARFTVGRIALQPGAVNAIPQTATFTVDLRHPSSERLDDMEEKIRAVVGDAALAQGCEATIRQIFDMPPANFEEGILSALDRAALERGFATRRMLSGAFHDALFMNQVAPSAMIFVPCRDGLSHNEAEHVEPEHSIAGCNMLLAALLQLPSLATVEG; this is translated from the coding sequence ATGGGACAGTTTGCGATCAACGGTGAAAGACTTCTGGTAAACCTGGATCGTTTCGCAGCAATCGGTGCCACCGACAGGGGAGGCGTGAATCGGCAGGCCCTTACACGGCTTGATCGCGAGGCACGACGGCTGTTGACGCAACTTGCCCTGGAGCGCGGATTTTCCGTGTTTCAGGATCCCATCGCCAATCTCTTCATTCGCAGAAATGGGCGGGATAACAATCTTTCACCGCTCTTGATCGGCAGCCATCTCGACAGTCAACCGTCGGGTGGCCGATTTGATGGCGCGCTTGGAACGCTTTCAGCTTTTGAGGTTCTTGAGACCCTTGAAGATTTCGGCGTTGAGACGGAGCGTCCCGTTGAGGTCGTAGCTTTTACCAATGAAGAAGGCTGCCGCTTTGCGCCCGGCTGCATGGGGTCGACGGCCTTTGCGAGCGGGACAATACCAACGAACTGGTCAAGCCTGCCGGCAACGGATGATGGCGCCGAATTTGCAGGTGAGCTTGCCGCAACCCTGCAAAGCCTGCCCGAAGCAACCATGCGTGGCCTCGGGTTTCCGGTCTTTGCTTTTCTTGAAGTCCATATCGAGCAGGGACCGTCTCTCGAAAAAGAGGGGCTGCCAATCGGCATCGTCACGGGGATACAGGGTACGCGCTGGCTGGAAGTGACGTTGACCGGACAGACCGCTCACGCCGGGACGACGGCACTCATGTACCGACGCGATCCGTTTCATGCCGCGGTGAATGCGCTTGGATCCCTTTTTCCCGCTATCATGCCGTCAGACCCTGACGCCCGCTTCACGGTCGGTCGAATTGCGTTGCAGCCCGGCGCCGTCAACGCCATTCCGCAAACCGCCACCTTCACCGTGGATCTCCGACACCCGTCTTCCGAAAGGCTTGACGACATGGAGGAGAAAATCCGTGCGGTTGTGGGGGATGCTGCATTGGCGCAGGGCTGTGAAGCGACAATCCGTCAGATATTCGACATGCCGCCCGCAAATTTTGAGGAGGGCATTCTATCGGCCCTCGACCGTGCTGCGCTCGAGCGCGGTTTTGCGACGCGACGGATGTTGTCGGGTGCTTTTCACGATGCGCTGTTCATGAACCAGGTCGCGCCATCGGCGATGATTTTCGTTCCGTGCCGCGATGGTCTCAGTCACAACGAGGCGGAACATGTTGAACCCGAGCATAGTATTGCCGGCTGCAACATGCTTTTGGCCGCGCTCCTTCAATTGCCATCGCTGGCGACAGTCGAGGGGTGA
- a CDS encoding ABC transporter substrate-binding protein, with translation MRDGDKFSLGVTRRTFMAGLGGVAALSVIGTSARAATGKEAPELAALVKDGKLPPLAERLPKNPMVVTPHEKIGTYGGTLRRGLRGSSDHNGILRMVGNQGLVRWNMDFTEVLPNLAEKWEVNDDASQFTFHLLQGAKWSDGHPFTADDVVFAIEDCIKNKELYSATPAQLSVAGEAVDVEKVDDFTVRFKFAAPNALYLENLATPLGQHPTLFAKHYCSKFLPKYNTSLDADVKAAGVSSWTELFRAKCGDIEIPSRWSNVDKPTLDPWVVKEPYSGGATRVVMTRNPYFWQVDTEGNQLPYIDEVNFGISQDVESLMLNVISGKIDIQERHISVLANKPTLSQNMKKGDYRLLTLVPSASQQCQIYLNITHKDPAMRKMFADKSFRQALSIALNRQEIIDIVYFGQSEGYQAGPRPTHPWYNEKLGRQYTEYDAAKANELLDKAGYDKKNGNGMRLRPDGQPIFFSIDVIPTLYPDLVDALELVKAQWAQIGVDIKVNTIERALYYTRGDDNAHDAAVWPGPGGLDPMLDPRDFFAFHPQGSRYAIPWALWYTSNGQKGEEPPESQKKRFKLFDEARSTADLAKRGEKMKEIFDIAAEEFETIGLCLAVGGFGIIRNNLRNVPETEPDSWSWPNPGPALPQQFTFTS, from the coding sequence ATGCGCGATGGGGATAAATTTTCGCTTGGCGTGACGCGCCGGACCTTTATGGCGGGGCTTGGCGGCGTCGCCGCCCTTTCCGTCATCGGGACTTCGGCGCGGGCCGCCACCGGCAAGGAAGCGCCGGAACTGGCTGCCTTGGTAAAAGACGGCAAACTGCCGCCCTTGGCCGAGCGCCTGCCGAAAAATCCGATGGTGGTGACGCCGCATGAAAAGATCGGCACCTATGGCGGCACATTGCGCCGCGGCCTGCGCGGTTCGTCGGACCATAACGGCATTCTGCGCATGGTCGGCAACCAGGGGCTGGTGCGCTGGAACATGGACTTCACCGAAGTTCTGCCGAACCTTGCCGAGAAATGGGAGGTCAATGACGACGCCTCGCAGTTCACCTTCCATCTGTTGCAGGGCGCGAAATGGTCGGACGGCCACCCTTTTACCGCAGATGACGTGGTGTTCGCCATCGAGGACTGCATCAAGAACAAGGAGCTTTACAGCGCCACCCCGGCCCAGCTTTCCGTTGCGGGTGAGGCCGTCGACGTCGAAAAGGTCGATGATTTCACGGTAAGGTTCAAGTTCGCGGCGCCGAATGCGCTCTATCTCGAGAACCTTGCCACACCGCTCGGTCAGCATCCGACGCTGTTTGCCAAGCACTATTGCAGCAAGTTCCTGCCGAAATACAACACCTCGCTCGATGCCGATGTGAAGGCAGCCGGCGTATCCAGCTGGACGGAACTGTTCCGCGCCAAGTGCGGCGATATCGAAATCCCGTCGCGCTGGTCGAATGTCGACAAGCCGACACTTGATCCATGGGTGGTGAAGGAACCCTATTCCGGCGGCGCGACCCGCGTGGTCATGACCCGTAACCCTTACTTCTGGCAGGTCGATACCGAAGGCAACCAGCTTCCTTACATCGACGAAGTCAATTTCGGCATCTCGCAGGATGTCGAATCGCTGATGCTGAACGTCATTTCCGGCAAGATCGACATTCAGGAACGCCATATCAGCGTTCTCGCCAACAAGCCGACGCTGTCGCAGAACATGAAAAAAGGCGATTATCGCCTGTTGACGCTGGTGCCGTCTGCTTCACAGCAGTGCCAGATCTACCTGAACATCACCCATAAAGACCCGGCAATGCGCAAGATGTTTGCCGACAAGTCCTTCCGCCAGGCGCTGTCCATTGCGCTCAACCGGCAGGAAATCATCGACATCGTCTATTTCGGCCAGAGCGAGGGATATCAGGCCGGGCCACGCCCGACGCACCCCTGGTATAATGAAAAGCTGGGGCGCCAGTACACCGAATATGATGCTGCCAAGGCGAATGAACTTCTCGACAAGGCCGGTTACGACAAGAAGAACGGCAATGGCATGCGGCTTCGTCCCGACGGCCAGCCGATCTTCTTCTCCATCGATGTCATCCCGACGCTTTATCCCGATCTGGTCGATGCGCTCGAACTGGTGAAGGCGCAGTGGGCGCAGATCGGCGTCGATATCAAGGTCAATACCATCGAACGCGCGCTCTATTACACGCGCGGCGATGATAACGCCCATGATGCGGCGGTCTGGCCTGGCCCCGGTGGCCTCGATCCGATGCTCGACCCGCGCGATTTCTTCGCCTTCCATCCGCAGGGATCGCGTTACGCCATTCCGTGGGCGCTCTGGTATACGTCCAACGGCCAGAAGGGCGAGGAGCCGCCGGAAAGCCAGAAAAAACGCTTCAAACTGTTCGATGAGGCGCGCTCCACGGCCGACCTTGCCAAGCGCGGTGAGAAGATGAAGGAAATCTTCGACATCGCGGCGGAAGAGTTCGAGACGATCGGCCTCTGCCTTGCTGTCGGTGGTTTCGGCATCATTCGCAACAATCTGCGCAACGTGCCCGAGACCGAACCCGACAGCTGGTCGTGGCCCAATCCCGGCCCGGCGCTGCCGCAACAGTTCACCTTCACAAGCTGA
- a CDS encoding ABC transporter permease, with amino-acid sequence MLLFIVKRLLWMIPSLFAVSFLAFVLIQLPPGDYVTTYIATLAASNEVIDHNTAAQLRERFGLDDPMIVQYLKWIWGIISRGDFGISFEWQQPVSGLIWERMALTLVLAVASLLATWAIALPIGVFSAVRKYSIGDYLFTAFSFFGLSIPSFLLALVLMYVAAVEFGADVGGLFSAEYETASWSIAKMIDLMAHIWLPVAILAVSSTASLIRVMRANMLDELPKPYVTTARAKGLSEFKLLTKYPLRIALNPFISTIAWLLPNLISGSVVVAIVLNLPTAAPLLLQSLMAQDMYLAGAFVLLICALTLIGSLISDILLALVDPRIRLE; translated from the coding sequence ATGCTGCTTTTTATCGTAAAACGCCTGCTGTGGATGATACCGTCCCTGTTTGCCGTCAGTTTCCTTGCCTTTGTCCTGATCCAGCTGCCACCCGGCGATTATGTGACGACCTATATCGCCACCCTGGCCGCCTCCAACGAGGTCATCGACCACAATACGGCGGCGCAGCTGCGTGAACGCTTCGGTCTCGATGACCCGATGATCGTGCAATATCTGAAATGGATATGGGGCATCATCAGCCGCGGTGATTTCGGCATTTCGTTCGAATGGCAGCAGCCGGTTTCCGGCCTCATCTGGGAACGCATGGCGCTGACGCTGGTTCTGGCCGTCGCCAGCCTTCTCGCCACCTGGGCCATCGCCCTTCCGATCGGCGTCTTCTCCGCCGTGCGCAAATATTCGATCGGCGATTATCTCTTCACCGCCTTTTCCTTTTTCGGCCTGTCCATACCGTCGTTCCTGCTGGCGCTGGTGCTGATGTATGTGGCGGCGGTGGAGTTCGGGGCCGATGTCGGCGGGCTGTTTTCGGCAGAATATGAAACGGCGTCCTGGAGCATCGCCAAGATGATCGACCTGATGGCCCATATCTGGCTGCCGGTCGCCATCCTTGCCGTGTCATCCACCGCAAGCCTCATCCGCGTCATGCGCGCCAACATGCTGGACGAATTGCCCAAGCCCTATGTGACCACGGCGCGTGCGAAGGGGTTGTCCGAGTTCAAGCTGCTGACGAAATATCCGCTCAGAATTGCGCTCAACCCGTTCATTTCCACCATCGCATGGCTGCTGCCCAATCTCATTTCGGGCTCCGTGGTGGTCGCCATCGTGCTCAATCTGCCGACGGCCGCACCGCTGCTTCTGCAGTCGTTGATGGCGCAGGACATGTATCTCGCCGGCGCTTTCGTGCTGTTGATCTGCGCGCTGACGCTGATCGGTTCGCTTATCAGCGACATCCTGCTTGCGCTGGTCGATCCGCGCATCCGTCTCGAATAG
- a CDS encoding FadR/GntR family transcriptional regulator — protein MDNTTTSSAARGETRLSDIVYEKIVGMISDGRFPINERLPSEQSLASLFGASRPVVRAALERLRNDELIVSQKGSGSYVRQQPDSSVLQQVPVGSLADVQRFFEFRAGLESSGAELAARNWQAADKTRIEQAIAALEQCLERNDLGAEEDFALHEAIARASHNQFHITVRIWFKPHFAIGQSVTRSLSLKRTPQHVREVQNEHTAIVEAIFARHEQAAHDAMKDHILKARARMFQGVGG, from the coding sequence ATGGACAATACGACCACATCGTCGGCCGCACGCGGCGAGACCCGGCTCAGCGACATCGTCTACGAAAAGATCGTCGGCATGATTTCGGACGGGCGATTTCCCATAAACGAGCGTCTACCGTCCGAACAAAGCCTGGCGTCGCTGTTCGGGGCTTCCCGGCCGGTGGTGCGCGCAGCGCTGGAGCGGCTGCGCAATGACGAGCTTATCGTTTCGCAGAAAGGCTCCGGCTCCTATGTGCGCCAGCAACCCGACTCTTCGGTGTTGCAGCAGGTGCCGGTCGGTTCGCTTGCCGACGTGCAGCGCTTCTTCGAGTTCCGGGCCGGCCTTGAGTCCTCGGGGGCCGAACTCGCGGCGCGCAACTGGCAGGCGGCCGACAAGACGCGGATCGAGCAGGCCATCGCAGCGCTGGAACAATGTCTCGAGCGCAACGATCTTGGCGCAGAGGAAGATTTCGCCCTGCACGAAGCCATTGCCAGGGCAAGCCATAACCAGTTCCACATCACCGTACGCATCTGGTTCAAACCGCATTTCGCCATCGGCCAGTCGGTGACACGCAGTCTCAGCCTCAAACGTACACCGCAGCATGTGCGTGAAGTGCAGAACGAGCACACCGCCATCGTCGAAGCAATTTTTGCGCGCCACGAGCAGGCGGCCCATGACGCTATGAAAGACCACATCCTCAAAGCCCGCGCCCGCATGTTTCAGGGCGTCGGCGGCTAG
- a CDS encoding BtpA/SgcQ family protein has translation MQTISDNTANAIQEIFGRSKALIGMVHCPAFPGAPRYRNASMDAIYDTCMRDAERLVEGGMHGLVIENHGDVPFSKPDDIGPETSAFMSVVTDRIVRAAGVPVGINVLANAPIPAFAIAMAGGAKFIRVNQWANAYVANEGFMEGRAAEAMRYRSLLRAEHIKVFADSHVKHGAHAITADRSIDELTRDLAFFDADGVIATGQRTGNSASLEEIEEIGAATHLPLLVGSGVNEGNIVEILKRTNGVIVASSLKEGGVWWNPVELSRVRSFVAAARPALDAR, from the coding sequence ATGCAGACCATATCCGACAACACAGCCAATGCCATTCAAGAAATTTTCGGCCGAAGCAAGGCATTGATCGGCATGGTCCACTGCCCGGCCTTTCCGGGAGCGCCGCGTTATCGGAACGCGAGCATGGATGCCATCTACGATACGTGCATGCGCGATGCGGAACGCCTTGTCGAGGGCGGCATGCATGGTCTGGTCATCGAAAACCACGGAGACGTGCCATTTTCCAAGCCGGACGATATCGGACCGGAAACGTCAGCCTTCATGAGCGTGGTGACGGACCGCATCGTTCGCGCCGCCGGCGTGCCGGTTGGCATCAACGTGCTGGCCAATGCTCCCATCCCGGCCTTCGCGATCGCGATGGCGGGCGGGGCAAAGTTCATCCGCGTCAACCAATGGGCAAATGCCTATGTGGCCAATGAAGGTTTCATGGAGGGGCGAGCAGCCGAGGCGATGCGCTACCGTTCGCTGCTGCGGGCGGAGCATATCAAGGTTTTTGCAGACAGCCATGTCAAGCACGGCGCCCATGCCATCACGGCGGATCGCAGCATTGATGAGTTGACGCGCGATCTCGCCTTCTTCGACGCCGATGGGGTCATTGCGACGGGCCAGCGCACCGGCAACAGCGCCTCCCTTGAGGAAATAGAGGAAATCGGTGCGGCGACGCATCTGCCGCTGCTGGTCGGATCGGGTGTCAATGAGGGCAATATCGTCGAAATCCTCAAACGTACCAATGGCGTGATTGTCGCCTCATCGCTCAAGGAAGGCGGGGTGTGGTGGAACCCCGTGGAGCTGTCGCGCGTGCGTTCTTTCGTGGCGGCTGCGCGGCCCGCCCTTGATGCCCGATGA
- a CDS encoding ABC transporter permease, which yields MSDITMTTNARQDRAAVASQWQLIWWAFKRHKLAMAALFITIAMYIVALVPGFFAINDPVLQNARATFHPPQRVHFIDTTDGFSLGLHYYPLKLTRNPETLAAVFVEDTATKIPVQLFGRGYEYSVFGLFTTDIHLFASTDKTRPLFLFGADRLGRDVFSRVVQGSQISLSIGLVGVFFSLLLGVVLGGISGYYGGRIDFVMQRVIDFVLSLPTIPIWLAMAAALPQGWPATLQYMMITIILSLTGWAQLARVVRGRFLSLRTEEFVAAARLDGVPEGRIIFRHMLPSFSSHIIASVTLAVPAMILAETSLSFLGLGLQPPTISWGVLLREAQNIRSIATAPWLFLPGVAVVVAVMALNLLGDGLRDAADPYNK from the coding sequence ATGAGCGATATCACCATGACCACCAATGCCCGGCAGGACCGCGCCGCCGTCGCTTCGCAGTGGCAGCTCATCTGGTGGGCCTTCAAACGCCACAAGCTGGCCATGGCCGCCCTGTTCATCACCATCGCCATGTATATCGTCGCGCTGGTGCCGGGCTTCTTCGCCATCAACGATCCGGTGCTGCAGAATGCCCGCGCCACCTTCCATCCGCCGCAGCGCGTCCACTTCATCGATACGACCGACGGTTTCTCGCTCGGGCTGCATTATTATCCGCTGAAGCTGACCCGCAATCCCGAGACACTGGCGGCGGTGTTCGTCGAAGATACGGCGACGAAAATCCCGGTCCAGCTTTTCGGTCGTGGTTACGAATATTCCGTGTTCGGCCTGTTCACCACGGATATCCATCTGTTTGCTTCCACCGACAAGACGCGGCCGCTGTTTCTTTTCGGTGCGGATCGTCTCGGCCGTGATGTCTTCAGCCGCGTCGTGCAGGGGTCGCAGATTTCGCTGTCGATCGGTCTTGTCGGTGTGTTCTTCTCGCTATTGCTTGGTGTCGTTCTCGGCGGCATCTCCGGTTATTATGGCGGACGCATCGATTTCGTCATGCAGCGCGTGATCGACTTCGTGCTCTCGCTGCCCACCATTCCCATCTGGCTGGCAATGGCCGCCGCGCTGCCGCAGGGCTGGCCGGCGACGCTGCAATACATGATGATCACCATCATCCTGTCCTTGACCGGTTGGGCGCAGCTCGCTCGCGTCGTGCGCGGCCGGTTCCTGTCACTCAGAACCGAAGAGTTCGTGGCTGCGGCCCGGCTGGATGGCGTGCCGGAAGGGCGCATCATCTTCCGCCACATGCTGCCGAGTTTTTCGAGCCATATCATCGCCTCGGTCACGCTTGCGGTTCCGGCGATGATCCTTGCGGAAACCTCGCTGTCCTTCCTTGGCCTCGGCCTTCAGCCGCCGACGATTTCCTGGGGCGTTTTGCTTCGCGAGGCGCAGAATATCCGCTCGATCGCAACCGCACCCTGGCTGTTCCTGCCCGGCGTCGCTGTTGTCGTTGCCGTCATGGCGCTCAATCTGCTCGGTGACGGTCTGCGCGACGCAGCCGACCCCTATAACAAGTGA
- a CDS encoding ribokinase, with protein sequence MRAFVIGNIALDETYSISALPEAGASIFGEQASRSLGGKGCNQAIVLSRCGVETTLVAAVGMDDRAIAIGRALTRERLTPNLIPVDSPTSDISIILTTPDGENSIITTRAAAAALDENAALDALGDAASGDLLVLQGNLSEETTLAILNAARSKGLNTAFNPSPLQPWFASVLPLIDIAVLNRIEAEALTGENGAEAGAFLLRAGVGLVIVTLGGQGCVLVSNDGATEVPAAPAAIVDTTGAGDCFTGVALASAMLRGVAVDVRALEDASRAAAITVGRRGTQDAFPSHEELMAILRT encoded by the coding sequence ATGCGCGCCTTTGTTATCGGCAATATCGCACTCGATGAAACCTATTCCATTTCAGCGCTGCCCGAGGCAGGCGCTTCGATATTTGGCGAGCAGGCCTCGCGCAGTCTCGGTGGAAAAGGCTGCAATCAGGCCATTGTTCTTTCACGATGCGGCGTCGAAACCACGCTGGTTGCTGCCGTCGGCATGGACGATCGCGCCATTGCGATCGGAAGAGCGCTCACCCGCGAGCGCCTGACACCGAATCTCATTCCCGTCGACAGCCCCACCAGCGATATTTCCATCATTCTGACAACTCCGGACGGCGAAAACTCGATCATCACCACCCGTGCAGCAGCAGCAGCGCTTGATGAAAACGCAGCCTTGGACGCGCTTGGCGACGCCGCATCCGGCGACCTCCTCGTCCTGCAGGGCAATCTCTCGGAAGAAACAACCCTCGCCATTCTCAATGCGGCAAGATCGAAGGGGTTAAATACGGCCTTCAATCCTTCACCCCTGCAACCCTGGTTCGCAAGCGTCCTGCCGCTTATCGATATCGCCGTTCTCAATCGTATCGAGGCTGAGGCGCTGACCGGCGAGAACGGTGCCGAGGCTGGCGCTTTTCTGCTGCGTGCCGGTGTCGGCCTCGTCATCGTCACGCTTGGTGGACAGGGCTGCGTGCTCGTGTCCAACGATGGTGCTACCGAAGTGCCGGCCGCACCCGCCGCAATCGTCGACACAACGGGTGCCGGCGATTGCTTCACGGGCGTGGCGCTTGCTTCCGCCATGCTTCGCGGTGTCGCCGTGGATGTGCGCGCCCTTGAAGATGCCTCAAGGGCCGCCGCCATCACGGTCGGTCGCCGCGGTACGCAGGATGCCTTTCCCAGCCATGAAGAGCTGATGGCCATTCTGCGGACTTAG